A stretch of Lactuca sativa cultivar Salinas chromosome 6, Lsat_Salinas_v11, whole genome shotgun sequence DNA encodes these proteins:
- the LOC111894211 gene encoding uncharacterized protein LOC111894211, protein MNTEISHATSIEESTSDSRPCPPLNLPCGDLLGNTDYYNNICVPLYNASMECNWEAASVILGQHQHQGLDLLGFAITENYDTALHIAASAKSSRLMEMFVKILVNQMTNEQLELQNKKYNTALCLAATTAGNLNIAVTMVEKNKALLDIPGHEGAMPLYMASLSGESEMVNFFYDKSNKMTGAFWTDENRSKVLRKCVELDLFDVAMKIVTDLPELSADNKVLELLARKTEAFAIIKPHFFSRFMHQIFSVICMKKVVPAEKPRDAMLLLRIIWGNIMKLPKAKIEDILGNQEIIGPADHNSQPLDILGNQEIIGPADHNSQPLFVAVNMGNTEFVVELIRQYPDLLWKRNDNNQTIFHVAIIYRHEDIYNILHEVGESIKDMITSVVDMQGNNMLHLAAMWPKEAKRDYNSGVGLQMQLMQREVLWFEEVKNMVPLWCQEKPGGDFGFLPHKLFEFGHRRLLSDNEKWMKDTANQCLVVAALIASIAFTAAFAVPGGYNQNNGIPIFLHHRAFIVFVISDAISLALSSISILIFLSIFISRYAENDFLESLPKKLMKGLAALFFSITAMLVGFGVSFFTFLQDKLIWVPVMISMLISLPIILFARLQYYLVMDVYQSTYGSRNLFKPKKPRLYPQNQNPRF, encoded by the exons ATGAACACCGAAATCTCACACGCAACTTCAATCGAGGAATCGACTTCAGATAGTCGTCCTTGTCCACCACTGAACCTACCTTGTGGAGATCTACTTG GAAATACAGATTACTACAACAATATTTGCGTTCCTCTCTATAATGCATCAATGGAATGTAACTGGGAAGCTGCTAGTGTCATCCTTGGCCAACACCAACACCAAGGCCTAGATCTGTTAGGGTTTGCCATCACTGAAAATTATGATACTGCGCTTCACATTGCAGCATCCGCAAAAAGCAGCAGGTTAATGGAAATGTTTGTGAAAATTTTGGTAAATCAGATGACAAACGAGCAgttagaacttcaaaacaaaaaatataacaCGGCACTGTGTTTAGCAGCAACAACAGCAGGAAATCTCAATATTGCCGTGACTATGGTGGAAAAAAATAAGGCCCTGCTGGATATCCCTGGTCACGAAGGAGCGATGCCACTCTACATGGCTTCTTTATCGGGAGAAAGTGAAATGGTGAATTTTTTCTATGATAAATCTAACAAGATGACTGGTGCTTTTTGGACAGATGAGAATCGTAGTAAGGTTCTCCGAAAATGCGTGGAACTCGATCTCTTTG ATGTTGCCATGAAAATAGTGACCGACCTGCCAGAACTCAGTGCTGACAACAAAGTACTCGAATTGTTGGCTCGAAAAACAGAAGCATTTGCAATAATAAAACCACATTTTTTCTCGAGATTCATGCATCAAA TTTTTTCAGTCATTTGTATGAAGAAGGTCGTGCCTGCGGAAAAACCCCGTGATGCCATGCTACTACTTAGAATCATATGGGGAAATATCATGAAATTGCCGAAGGCTAAAATTGAAGACATTTTGGGAAACCAAGAAATAATAGGCCCAGCTGATCACAATTCGCAACCACTTGACATTTTGGGAAACCAAGAAATAATAGGCCCAGCTGATCACAATTCGCAACCACTATTTGTTGCTGTCAATATGGGAAACACTGAATTTGTAGTTGAGCTCATTCGCCAATATCCAGATTTATTATGGAAGAGAAATGACAATAACCAAACTATATTTCATGTTGCTATCATTTACCGTCATGAGGATATCTACAATATTCTGCATGAGGTGGGGGAATCAATCAAGGATATGATAACATCTGTCGTGGACATGCAGGGAAATAATATGTTGCATCTAGCTGCGATGTGGCCAAAAGAAGCTAAACGTGACTATAATTCAGGAGTCGGTTTACAAATGCAACTTATGCAACGTGAAGTGTTATGGTTCGAG GAAGTAAAAAATATGGTCCCTCTTTGGTGTCAAGAAAAACCGGGCGGCGATTTTGGTTTTCTAccacataaattgtttgagttcGGACACCGACGTCTACTTTCCGACAATGAGAAGTGGATGAAAGACACAGCTAACCAGTGCTTGGTAGTAGCAGCGCTCATAGCTTCTATAGCATTCACAGCAGCTTTTGCTGTTCCAGGTGGATACAACCAGAACAATGGTATTCCTATCTTTCTTCACCATCGAGCATTCATAGTCTTTGTCATATCAGATGCCATCTCTTTGGCACTTTCTTCTATTTCGATCCTCATATTCTTATCCATTTTCATATCTCGCTATGCTGAAAATGATTTCTTGGAATCATTACCCAAAAAATTGATGAAAGGTCTAGCAGCGCTTTTTTTCTCAATCACAGCCATGTTGGTAGGTTTTGGTGTCAGCTTCTTCACCTTTTTACAGGACAAATTGATTTGGGTACCAGTTATGATCAGCATGTTGATATCCTTGCCAATCATTTTATTTGCGAGACTGCAATATTATCTTGTAATGGATGTTTATCAGTCAACATATGGTTCTAGGAATCTCTTCAAGCCAAAAAAGCCTAGGCTATACCCACAAAATCAAAATCCAAGGTTTTGA